In Anaerolineales bacterium, a genomic segment contains:
- a CDS encoding nitrogen fixation protein NifH, whose amino-acid sequence MSWQDQLKGDPITWLLQPDNPGVRYLALRDLLDKPADDPEFISACSEAHQNGAIAGVLDNIHLEGYWAKPGPGYTAKYRSTAWTIILLAQLGARLDQDERIDRGCRYLMEHSFSPGGQFSVYGTPSSTIDCLQGNLLWALLEIGYADPRLEAAFDWMARTVTGEGLASRNDKDAERRYYAYKCGPLFACGPNYGQPCAWGGVKVMLAFGKLPESQRSPLIKQAIQEGLDFFLGIDPATAAWPTRLGDKPSRNWWKFGFPVFYITDLLQLVEGLVVLGYGKDPLLANTLELIRDKQDENGRWLLEYDYTGKTWGNYGDKKQPNKWVTLRAMRALKRAASG is encoded by the coding sequence ATGAGCTGGCAAGATCAGCTGAAAGGTGATCCCATCACCTGGTTATTGCAACCGGATAACCCCGGGGTACGCTACCTGGCGCTGCGTGACCTGCTTGATAAACCTGCTGACGACCCAGAATTTATCTCCGCATGCTCAGAAGCACATCAGAATGGAGCCATTGCTGGCGTGCTTGATAACATCCACCTCGAAGGCTATTGGGCGAAACCAGGCCCAGGATATACGGCCAAATATCGCTCAACCGCCTGGACCATCATCCTGCTGGCGCAGCTGGGAGCCAGGCTAGATCAGGATGAGCGTATTGACCGGGGGTGCCGCTATCTCATGGAGCATTCCTTCTCCCCTGGTGGCCAATTCAGCGTCTATGGAACACCATCAAGCACAATCGATTGCCTGCAAGGCAACCTGCTGTGGGCTCTGCTCGAGATCGGCTATGCAGACCCCCGCCTGGAGGCAGCTTTTGACTGGATGGCACGTACAGTGACGGGGGAGGGCCTGGCCTCCAGAAACGACAAGGATGCTGAACGCAGGTATTACGCCTACAAGTGTGGGCCATTATTCGCTTGTGGACCTAATTATGGCCAGCCCTGCGCCTGGGGGGGTGTCAAGGTCATGCTGGCCTTCGGTAAACTCCCAGAAAGTCAACGATCACCACTGATAAAGCAAGCCATCCAGGAAGGATTGGATTTCTTCCTGGGTATTGACCCGGCAACGGCTGCCTGGCCGACCAGGCTGGGCGATAAACCCAGCCGAAACTGGTGGAAGTTCGGCTTCCCGGTGTTTTACATCACTGACCTGCTCCAGCTGGTGGAAGGGTTGGTGGTCTTGGGTTATGGTAAAGACCCACTGCTTGCGAACACGCTGGAGCTCATCCGGGATAAGCAGGATGAAAATGGCAGGTGGCTGCTGGAGTACGACTATACAGGTAAGACCTGGGGAAACTATGGGGATAAGAAACAACCCAACAAGTGGGTAACATTGAGAGCAATGAGAGCGCTAAAGCGAGCTGCTAGCGGATAG
- a CDS encoding sensor histidine kinase codes for MRLKLFLAFTLIVFVSVSLVAVIARRGAVNEVRTFMFRGGMYGLNELATGLENYFRNNGNWNDVQSIFRQPRGVPSGMSNMMNEHLLLANSSGVVVADTQQAQIGQKLAPVELQNSIPIIVAGKDVGYLFYEGGMNVIPGNEQAVLQRLNRSVLLAGILSVVLGLVVSSALAYTLLRPVRALTVAAKKLAEGDLSQRVEVNGKDELADLGHTFNQMADSLQQAEEARRAMTADIAHELRTPLAVQRANLEALQDGVYPLTVDNLVPVVDQNHLLTHLVEDLRTLAMADAGQIELERTPTDLVSLVGRVVERFQPQAVTQQVELVITPPPSALPPVSLDPIRLEQILTNLLSNALRYTPVGGKVELAIVSSAKKAMVHIHDSGPGIPPEALPYIFGRFYRVDKSRTRAEGGSGLGLAIARQLARAHGGDLTVANHASGGAVFTLSLPL; via the coding sequence ATGCGCCTTAAACTTTTCCTTGCTTTTACCCTGATTGTGTTCGTCTCTGTCTCGCTGGTGGCGGTGATTGCCCGGCGTGGGGCTGTTAATGAGGTCCGCACCTTCATGTTTCGGGGTGGTATGTATGGCTTGAATGAGCTGGCAACCGGCCTTGAAAATTATTTCCGCAACAACGGCAATTGGAATGATGTCCAGTCCATTTTCAGACAACCGCGAGGAGTTCCATCTGGGATGAGCAATATGATGAATGAACACCTGCTCCTGGCGAATTCCTCAGGTGTGGTCGTCGCAGATACCCAGCAAGCCCAAATTGGGCAGAAATTGGCTCCTGTTGAGTTGCAAAATTCCATCCCAATCATCGTGGCTGGGAAGGACGTAGGTTACCTGTTCTACGAGGGTGGGATGAATGTTATTCCTGGCAACGAGCAAGCCGTGCTCCAGCGGTTGAACCGCAGTGTTTTACTTGCCGGGATTCTCTCCGTTGTGCTGGGGTTGGTTGTTTCCTCCGCCTTGGCTTACACGCTGCTGCGCCCGGTGCGCGCTCTCACCGTGGCAGCCAAGAAACTTGCTGAGGGTGACCTGTCACAGCGTGTGGAAGTGAATGGAAAAGATGAGTTGGCAGACCTCGGCCACACCTTTAACCAGATGGCCGATTCGCTCCAGCAGGCAGAAGAAGCCCGGCGTGCCATGACTGCGGATATCGCCCACGAGCTGCGCACCCCGCTGGCTGTCCAGCGCGCCAACCTGGAAGCGCTCCAGGATGGAGTCTACCCCCTCACTGTGGATAACTTGGTGCCGGTGGTCGATCAAAATCACCTGCTCACCCACCTGGTGGAAGACTTACGTACGCTCGCTATGGCAGATGCCGGCCAGATTGAGTTGGAACGCACCCCGACCGACCTGGTTTCTTTGGTTGGCAGGGTGGTGGAGCGTTTTCAACCCCAGGCTGTCACCCAGCAGGTTGAGCTGGTCATCACTCCTCCACCATCCGCACTGCCACCTGTCTCTTTGGATCCGATCCGCCTGGAGCAGATCCTCACCAACCTGCTATCAAACGCATTGCGCTACACCCCCGTTGGTGGGAAAGTCGAGCTGGCTATCGTATCGTCAGCGAAGAAAGCCATGGTACACATACACGATTCGGGTCCGGGGATTCCTCCCGAAGCGTTACCGTATATCTTTGGACGTTTTTACCGGGTAGATAAATCTCGCACCCGCGCCGAGGGAGGCAGCGGGCTGGGGCTCGCCATCGCCCGCCAGCTGGCGCGTGCCCACGGGGGAGACCTGACGGTCGCCAATCATGCTTCAGGTGGGGCCGTGTTCACCTTGAGCCTGCCGTTGTAA
- a CDS encoding alpha/beta hydrolase, giving the protein MTSTDWCDTETCLPNHELPEIYRRSEESMTSIQGQLLKLYFKVHLLITPFPKTLDIKKERAEMDAMAKLFKPLADIDCTHADIQGIPAEWITPSIVDRGRGILYLHGGYFISGSIESHRHLAGSIAYAAQAKALIIEYRLAPEHRFPAGIEDALTAYQWMLAQGYEPGQIFLAGDSAGGGLVLSCLLALKERNLPLPAGGVCLSPAIDLTFSGESWKKNLKKELIVNPYTADKLQSIYLGDVHARSPLASPLFGDLPGLPPILIQVGSDEMLLSDAQQFAERAKQAGVEVKLEVWPGMQHVWQYAASRLPEGRQAIERIGEFIRQH; this is encoded by the coding sequence ATGACGTCCACCGATTGGTGTGATACCGAAACCTGTCTACCCAATCATGAATTACCTGAAATATATAGAAGAAGCGAGGAAAGCATGACAAGCATCCAAGGACAACTGCTGAAGCTTTATTTTAAGGTACACCTGTTGATCACGCCTTTTCCGAAGACACTTGATATTAAAAAGGAACGGGCCGAGATGGATGCAATGGCAAAACTGTTCAAACCCCTGGCTGACATTGATTGCACTCACGCTGACATCCAGGGTATTCCAGCTGAATGGATTACACCATCTATAGTGGACAGAGGTCGGGGCATCCTATACCTTCATGGCGGGTACTTCATTTCCGGGTCAATCGAATCTCACCGCCACCTGGCAGGTAGTATTGCCTATGCCGCACAGGCGAAGGCATTGATCATTGAATATCGGCTGGCACCCGAACACCGTTTCCCTGCAGGTATTGAGGATGCGTTGACTGCCTATCAATGGATGTTGGCACAAGGTTATGAGCCTGGCCAGATATTCCTTGCAGGTGATTCAGCGGGTGGGGGGCTTGTCTTATCCTGCCTGTTGGCGCTAAAAGAAAGGAACCTCCCATTACCCGCGGGAGGTGTATGCTTATCTCCCGCGATTGACCTGACCTTCAGTGGCGAGAGCTGGAAAAAGAATCTCAAAAAAGAGCTGATCGTCAATCCATACACTGCCGATAAGCTACAATCCATATATCTCGGAGACGTCCATGCACGCAGCCCTCTGGCATCGCCACTTTTTGGCGATTTACCAGGCTTGCCACCCATCCTGATCCAGGTCGGTTCGGATGAGATGCTGCTTTCGGATGCACAACAATTTGCCGAACGAGCCAAACAGGCGGGTGTGGAGGTCAAGCTGGAGGTATGGCCCGGGATGCAGCATGTGTGGCAGTACGCAGCCAGCCGCTTGCCGGAAGGACGCCAAGCCATTGAAAGGATTGGGGAATTTATCCGGCAACATTAA
- a CDS encoding DNA-binding response regulator, with product MATLLIIEDEPELVRVLRSYLEQAGFSVLTALRGDTGLTTWEDKRPDLVILDLNLPGMDGLNVARRIRQNETRRTPIIMLTARADESDQLIGLELGADDYIPKPFSPRIVVARVNALLRRTDAGSQAGQPLRIADLEIDRQAHQVTRAGVSIELTPTEFSLLVTLASQPGRVYSRLQLLEAAQGVAYEGYERTIDAHIKNLRAKIEPDPRNPIYIETVFGVGYRFSRN from the coding sequence ATGGCTACTTTGCTGATCATCGAAGATGAACCTGAGCTTGTGCGTGTCCTGCGTTCTTATCTGGAGCAGGCTGGATTCTCAGTGCTCACCGCCCTGCGGGGTGACACCGGGCTCACCACCTGGGAAGATAAGCGGCCGGACCTGGTGATCCTCGATCTCAACCTCCCTGGGATGGATGGACTCAATGTTGCCCGGCGCATTCGCCAGAATGAAACCCGCCGCACGCCGATCATCATGCTGACTGCCCGGGCAGATGAATCCGACCAGCTTATCGGCCTGGAGCTAGGAGCAGATGACTATATCCCCAAGCCATTTTCGCCGCGCATCGTCGTTGCGCGGGTGAATGCACTCCTACGCCGTACCGATGCAGGTAGCCAGGCTGGCCAACCCTTGCGGATTGCTGACCTTGAGATTGACCGGCAAGCTCATCAGGTTACACGGGCGGGGGTCAGCATAGAGCTCACCCCCACTGAGTTCAGTCTGTTGGTCACCCTGGCCAGCCAACCAGGGCGGGTGTACAGCCGCTTGCAGCTGCTCGAAGCGGCCCAGGGTGTGGCATACGAGGGATATGAACGCACAATCGACGCGCACATCAAGAATCTGCGCGCCAAGATTGAGCCTGATCCAAGAAACCCCATCTACATCGAGACTGTCTTCGGTGTGGGTTATCGTTTTTCCCGTAACTGA